The following proteins are co-located in the Pomacea canaliculata isolate SZHN2017 linkage group LG10, ASM307304v1, whole genome shotgun sequence genome:
- the LOC112574087 gene encoding G-protein coupled receptor 84-like codes for MNNISDSRLVGDKIHPAVEIFLASVGFLVLFCGIVGNGFLLVVLGTQRSMWQVHNVFIANLALADLVVVCTGPPFVTMDFVLGYYPVANDFHCQVNGFVVCLSYSVSVLSLVSISFNRYMKVCHSQLFLRLFSLKKSIAACGLLWLAAMILNIPLLAGKPPYGYDKGSHHCSARSQARSLDYGTLAMSTHLVFPTFAIAFFNIAIFRHWRQSTKRLKTNRPDNVTNSGATQKAFSKSTHARNDKQTNPGNIQGTSLQSIDNENLYAHHTIPEIKVDFSESSTSSQLDLVQFASSASPKGSLLVLLHKKALGGKRDESGKSATDNVSGQKKKSPISRSEMALIRSLLVIAICLLLLYTPFAVCIFIDFFVPVQTEVMATASMLLFVNCSINWIIYGAMNTSFRKAYKLTLLVCCPWQQKQTLAQPESSCSKDNNLTDTSFTVTSQSQSAQTSVSQSSIQ; via the coding sequence ATGAACAACATCAGCGATTCTCGACTGGTGGGAGACAAAATCCACCCAGCGGTCGAAATATTTCTCGCTTCAGTGGGATTTCTGGTCCTCTTCTGCGGAATCGTTGGCAACGGCTTTCTGCTGGTGGTGCTGGGTACACAGCGCAGCATGTGGCAAGTGCACAACGTCTTCATCGCCAACCTCGCCCTCGCCGACCTCGTGGTGGTCTGCACGGGGCCGCCCTTCGTCACCATGGACTTCGTGCTGGGCTACTACCCGGTGGCCAATGACTTTCACTGCCAGGTGAACGGCTTCGTGGTGTGTTTGTCCTACAGCGTGTCTGTTCTCAGCCTCGTGTCCATCTCCTTCAACCGTTACATGAAAGTTTGCCACAGTCAACTTTTCCTTCGACTTTTCTCTTTGAAGAAAAGCATCGCAGCCTGTGGGCTTCTTTGGTTGGCAGCGATGATCCTCAACATCCCGCTTCTTGCTGGAAAACCTCCCTACGGGTACGACAAAGGGTCACATCACTGCAGTGCCAGGTCGCAAGCTCGTTCTCTCGATTATGGAACGTTAGCGATGTCGACACATTTGGTTTTCCCTACGTTCGCAATCGCCTTCTTTAACATCGCTATTTTCAGACACTGGCGACAAAGCACCAAGAGGTTGAAAACCAACCGACCGGACAATGTCACCAATTCAGGAGCAACGCAGAAGGCTTTTTCGAAATCGACCCACGCACgaaatgacaaacaaacaaatccaggTAACATTCAGGGAACTAGCTTACAATCCATAGACAATGAGAACTTGTATGCGCACCATACTATCCCTGAAATAAAAGTTGATTTTTCAGAATCTTCAACAAGTTCGCAGCTTGACCTTGTTCAGTTCGCTTCCTCTGCTAGTCCGAAGGGTTCACTTTTGGTTTTACTCCACAAGAAAGCACTGGGtggaaaaagagatgaaagtggTAAGAGTGCGACGGACAATGTCAGTGGTCAGAAGAAGAAGTCACCAATTTCTCGCAGTGAAATGGCTTTGATCAGGAGTCTGCTGGTCATCGCCATCTGTCTGCTGCTCCTGTACACGCCCTTCGCCGTCTGCATCTTCATCGACTTCTTTGTCCCGGTTCAGACCGAGGTCATGGCCACTGCCAGCATGCTGCTTTTCGTCAACTGCTCCATCAACTGGATCATCTACGGCGCCATGAACACGTCCTTCAGAAAAGCCTACAAGCTTACCCTTCTGGTTTGTTGCCCATGGCAACAGAAACAGACTTTAGCCCAGCCCGAGTCCAGCTGTTCAAAGGACAACAATCTCACAGACACTTCTTTCACTGTCACCTCGCAAAGTCAGAGCGCTCAGACGAGTGTGTCTCAGTCAAGTATTCAGTGA
- the LOC112574078 gene encoding probable G-protein coupled receptor 101, protein MSRLNETLKGEPLPFAVQLIMTIVGLPLCLTCILGNGVLLLAIYTQRHSQKSQLAFIVNLAFTDVIVVVSGLPFLVMDVVLPSPPVAGPLHCMLNGFVFHLSCLVSVENLVLVSFTRYMNVCHNRVFHRFFSFKRSVFACGLTWFLALIVCAPLTAGYAYNYDTRLHLCSVVATKKLSNYYAFVVISFMILPTVSIYSFNFKIFWFWRRSKRRLERRVTLKKSQKSRTMQSSPSAGFKKKSLYPDLGILPISPEQRNSLWILEDSFEEMMTPKNEDHVNIMSSFENFPRGLESSRNGQTSLDHARPSQIRRSRKRRWHQPRMKRCVYVVGDTGSEGLSGCKKPSCPPRPLEQDENSLIDSILVSLHPDCVQHFWGTSSLSDNDPSSPVILLSSRPVTSMTNDHDLGTTKDTHDRATTTATTKTTTAKKTVIVVTRCEQKLINTLLAVTVSLFVLHTPYAVCVLVDIFLAVPAGVKVCAALLLFINNSIHWIIYGLMNTCLSKPYKDVVKACCFIKPEAP, encoded by the coding sequence ATGAGCCGTTTGAACGAAACGTTGAAAGGTGAGCCGTTGCCTTTTGCAGTCCAGCTCATCATGACCATCGTAGGACTGCCGCTGTGCTTGACATGTATCCTTGGCAACGGGGTTCTGCTGCTGGCGATATACACTCAGAGACACTCACAAAAAAGTCAGCTCGCTTTTATCGTCAACCTCGCTTTCACCGacgtcatcgtcgttgtcagtGGGCTGCCTTTTCTCGTGATGGACGTGGTCCTCCCAAGTCCACCTGTGGCTGGACCCCTTCATTGCATGCTTAACGGATTTGTGTTTCACCTTTCATGCCTGGTGTCGGTCGAGAACCTGGTGCTCGTGTCCTTCACCCGCTACATGAATGTTTGTCACAACAGAGTCTTCCACCGGTTTTTTAGTTTCAAGAGGAGTGTCTTCGCCTGCGGACTCACCTGGTTCTTAGCCTTGATCGTGTGCGCACCTTTAACTGCAGGTTATGCTTACAACTACGACACACGCCTTCACCTGTGCAGCGTTGTCGCAACGAAAAAGTTGTCGAACTACTACGCCTTTGTGGTTATTTCTTTCATGATCCTGCCAACTGTGTCAATCTACAGCTTTAACTTCAAAATATTCTGGTTCTGGAGGAGGTCTAAGCGACGGTTGGAGCGTCGAGTCACCCTGAAGAAAAGCCAAAAGTCCCGGACCATGCAGTCGTCACCTTCCGcaggtttcaaaaagaaaagcttGTATCCTGATCTCGGAATTTTGCCTATTTCCCCTGAACAGCGAAACAGTTTGTGGATCCTGGAAGATAGTTTCGAGGAAATGATGACTCCAAAGAATGAGGACCATGTTAACATCATGTCCTCCTTCGAAAATTTTCCTCGAGGGCTGGAAAGTTCTCGAAACGGTCAGACCAGCCTCGACCACGCCCGTCCGTCGCAGATCCGACGCAGTCGTAAGCGACGCTGGCACCAGCCGCGGATGAAGAGGTGTGTCTACGTAGTCGGAGACACCGGAAGTGAAGGGCTTTCAGGCTGTAAGAAGCCCAGTTGTCCACCCAGACCTCTCGAACAGGACGAAAACAGCCTGATTGACAGCATCCTTGTGTCCCTGCATCCCGACTGCGTCCAACACTTCTGGGGGACGTCCTCGCTGAGCGACAACGACCCCTCGTCGCCTGTGATACTTCTCTCTTCCCGACCTGTCACCTCAATGACCAATGACCATGACCTTGGGACGACGAAAGACACGCACGACAGGGCAACTACGACAGCTACAACAAAAACGACAACGGCAAAGAAAACGGTCATCGTGGTGACACGTTGTGAACAGAAGTTGATCAACACCCTCCTGGCGGTGACGGTCAGTCTGTTCGTCCTTCACACGCCCTATGCAGTCTGCGTTCTTGTGGACATCTTTCTGGCAGTGCCGGCCGGGGTGAAGGTCTGCGCAGCTCTGCTGCTCTTCATCAACAATTCCATCCACTGGATTATCTACGGTCTGATGAACACGTGCCTGAGCAAACCTTACAAAGACGTAGTTAAAGCATGCTGCTTCATAAAGCCTGAGGCTCCATGA
- the LOC112574079 gene encoding G-protein coupled receptor 84-like, with the protein MSTTYQSDVSTELSTDDSNRWPLAGEKFSREFMLISVPIGIVLLVCGVFGNGFLLLVLGTQRSMWKVHNIFIANLTFADLLVVCAGLPFQVLDLLLGVHPVVNILHCQINAFVTCFGFGISVMSLICVSFNRYVKVCHTKYFDRIFSVRKNAALCGVIWVVTLGLLVPLLYGDTKVGYDSRSHTCSVYERKAIVNYRSIVMLGLLVFPPAAIGFFNFKIFQLWKKTRKRSHGGLTARKSVHPTGSPSVAVSLDGQGSSLEQFSLASMDTQATLGSKSEVMLLTSGGEQTPENVGTSEAGTFSEGKVEKNPEAGERSGSQGTPLCNRKIPSFTDLKDEVSTSCASNSVTASESPRVTPSGKYSKTLNQQEKDYLSRVRAHAKKAMKVKSYRGEIALVRSLLTVAVCLFVLYLPYAICLVLNLFIRVPTEVMILSIMFLFANCSINWIIYGAMNTSFRKAYVSTLMGCCLCFYRRRLRRRPQFRPAQDNAESSATASRSVLFYNESSMTVNNQS; encoded by the coding sequence ATGTCCACCACATACCAGTCTGATGTTTCCACTGAACTGTCAACAGATGATTCAAACCGCTGGCCTCTAGCTGGCGAGAAGTTTAGTAGGGAATTCATGCTCATCAGTGTTCCTATTGGCATCGTCCTGCTTGTGTGCGGAGTCTTTGGCAACGGGttcctgctgctggtgctgggaACCCAGCGGTCCATGTGGAAGGTGCACAACATCTTCATTGCCAACCTCACCTTTGCCGACCTTCTGGTGGTCTGTGCCGGGCTGCCCTTCCAGGTGCTGGACCTGCTGCTGGGTGTCCATCCGGTGGTAAATATTTTGCACTGCCAGATCAACGCCTTCGTCACCTGCTTCGGCTTCGGAATCTCCGTCATGAGCCTCATCTGCGTGTCCTTTAACCGTTATGTCAAGGTCTGTCACACCAAGTACTTTGACAGGATCTTCTCTGTGCGCAAAAATGCCGCGTTGTGCGGGGTCATATGGGTCGTGACCCTTGGCCTCCTTGTCCCCTTGCTGTACGGCGATACGAAAGTTGGTTATGATTCCAGGTCTCACACTTGTAGTGTTTATGAAAGGAAGGCCATAGTCAACTACCGGTCAATCGTCATGCTTGGGCTTCTCGTTTTCCCGCCTGCAGCCATCGGTTTCTTCAACTTTAAGATATTTCAGCTCTGGAAGAAGACTCGGAAAAGAAGCCACGGAGGTCTGACAGCAAGGAAGAGCGTTCATCCCACGGGTTCACCTAGTGTTGCGGTATCCCTGGACGGGCAAGGATCTTCACTCGAGCAGTTCAGTTTAGCTTCGATGGACACGCAGGCGACATTGGGGTCGAAGAGTGAGGTCATGTTGCTGACTTCGGGTGGAGAACAGACACCGGAAAATGTCGGCACCAGTGAGGCAGGAACGTTCTCTGAGGGAAAAGTCGAGAAGAACCCTGAAGCTGGAGAGAGAAGTGGAAGTCAAGGAACCCCTTTGTGCAACAGAAAGATCCCATCTTTCACAGACCTGAAAGACGAGGTCTCAACGTCCTGCGCCAGCAACTCTGTTACGGCTTCGGAGTCCCCCCGAGTTACTCCCAGTGGGAAATACTCCAAGACCCTTAACCAGCAAGAAAAGGATTATTTAAGCCGAGTTCGCGCCCACGCTAAGAAAGCCATGAAAGTTAAGAGTTACCGAGGTGAGATCGCCCTCGTCAGGAGCCTCTTAACCGTCGCCGTCTGCTTGTTTGTCCTCTACCTGCCCTATGCCATCTGTCTCGTTCTCAATCTCTTCATTCGCGTTCCTACGGAAGTCATGATTCTCAGCATCATGTTCCTTTTTGCCAATTGTTCCATCAACTGGATTATCTACGGGGCCATGAACACGTCCTTCCGCAAAGCCTACGTCAGCACTTTGATGGGCTGCTGCCTCTGCTTTTACCGCCGCCGCCTCCGCCGCCGCCCCCAGTTCCGCCCTGCGCAAGATAACGCAGAGTCCAGCGCCACCGCTTCGCGGAGTGTTCTCTTCTACAACGAGAGTTCCATGACTGTCAACAATCAAAGCTGA
- the LOC112574122 gene encoding uncharacterized protein LOC112574122, producing the protein MMSIHFSASLAMLLVAAIFYLVAVGTNSWSSSGQVLTFGLWKFCMDVEGNKEWTCLPNKTDFSIAAQAFSMLAVLCYAVSFLMYLAYIVFPSLGRSRPLTMALCLLGFSVVCLQIMTMIVYGVKVEQYFRRVEVVHFHRYLEPLNIAWSFAFAILSTLIATAAGVCTFLELRNIALADMTDTANASG; encoded by the exons ATGATGTCCATTCACTTTTCCGCCTCTCTGGCCATGCTGCTGGTGGCGGCGATTTTCTACTTGGTTGCCGTGGGAACCAATTCTTGGTCCAGCAGTGGTCAGGTGCTAACCTTTGGCCTGTGGAAGTTTTGTATGGATGTAGAGGGGAACAAGGAGTGGACATGTCTACCCAACAAGACAG acTTCAGCATCGCTGCGCAGGCGTTCTCGATGTTGGCCGTCCTGTGCTACGCCGTGTCCTTCCTCATGTACCTCGCTTACATCGTCTTTCCTTCCCTCGGTCGCTCCAGACCGCTGACCATGGCCCTGTGCTTGCTGGGATTTTCTGTAG TCTGCCTTCAGATCATGACCATGATCGTATACGGAGTGAAGGTCGAGCAGTACTTCAGGCGCGTGGAGGTAGTCCACTTCCACCGCTACCTGGAGCCGCTAAATATAGCCTGGTCCTTTGCCTTCGCCATCTTGTCGACCCTCATCGCCACGGCGGCCGGTGTTTGCACTTTCCTGGAGCTGCGCAACATCGCCTTGGCCGACATGACCGACACTGCCAACGCCAGCGGATAA
- the LOC112574090 gene encoding pyrokinin-1 receptor-like, with product MTNITNYTALSGTGIPEGARIVFATIAVLLLVCGSLGNGMLLVVLCVNRSTWKENNVFVGHLAFCSLPVLFSSLPFVIIDLIADRSPEDSSSHCQPIVSLFNVGYMTWVYTLTAIAFSRYITVCHNHIFHAYFSFKTLFSACAGLWLLALVISVPTYSCRSDSVHSSSDHHCGVRTMSNVLPYSIAIFCVNLIASTFIIASFYAAIFYRMQKSCKRCMSYKRVRSHSVYTHYPLQGSVCNFPSTCEQVHCTETSVTRAVDQPSSPTKYSRGSRGSLSDTVCNLSTQRQTALGGHALRRLSSSLPELVSISPSTKVVSSFTRVLQELVWTSREKTFMRKLLIVSVTNFVVFMPYVFAVAIDFFTPLVCEILVSAHMLLLVNPSLSWLIYGIMSSNIYNACKELFRKLFFRRKRIC from the coding sequence ATGACAAACATAACAAATTATACTGCTTTAAGCGGCACTGGCATTCCGGAGGGAGCCAGAATAGTGTTTGCGACGATCGCCGTCCTCTTGCTGGTCTGCGGCTCGTTGGGCAACGGCATGCTGCTGGTCGTGCTGTGCGTCAACCGCAGCACGTGGAAGGAGAACAACGTCTTCGTCGGCCACCTGGCTTTTTGCAGCCTGCCTGtcctcttctcctccctccctttcGTCATCATAGACCTCATCGCAGACAGAAGCCCGGAGGACAGCAGTTCGCACTGCCAACCCATCGTCTCCTTATTCAACGTCGGATACATGACTTGGGTTTACACTCTCACGGCCATAGCATTTAGCCGTTACATCACAGTCTGTCACAACCACATTTTTCATGCTTACTTCTCCTTCAAGACTCTCTTCTCGGCATGCGCCGGACTATGGCTGCTTGCTTTGGTGATCTCGGTCCCGACCTATTCGTGCAGGTCAGACTCAGTTCACAGCTCCTCCGACCATCACTGTGGGGTGAGGACAATGTCCAATGTCCTGCCCTACAGCATTGCTATATTCTGCGTCAATCTCATCGCTTCCACCTTCATCATTGCTAGCTTCTATGCCGCCATATTTTACCGCATGCAGAAAAGCTGCAAAAGATGCATGTCCTACAAAAGAGTCCGTAGCCACTCGGTTTACACCCACTACCCACTCCAAGGTAGCGTGTGCAACTTTCCATCTACCTGTGAACAGGTCCACTGCACAGAAACATCTGTAACAAGGGCAGTTGATCAACCTTCCTCCCCCACCAAGTACTCACGTGGATCACGTGGCTCTTTGAGCGACACCGTCTGCAACCTCTCCACCCAAAGACAGACGGCGCTGGGGGGTCACGCGCTCCGTCGTCTCAGCAGCAGCCTACCCGAGCTGGTGAGCATCTCACCGTCCACGAAGGTGGTGTCGAGTTTCACTCGGGTACTTCAGGAACTGGTGTGGACCAGTCGTGAGAAGACTTTTATGAGAAAACTTCTGATCGTCAGCGTCACTAACTTCGTCGTCTTCATGCCTTATGTCTTTGCCGTCGCCATTGACTTCTTCACTCCCCTTGTGTGCGAAATCCTCGTGTCTGCACACATGTTATTGTTAGTTAACCCTTCCCTCAGCTGGCTAATTTACGGGATAATGAGTAGCAACATTTACAATGCATGTAAAGAGTTATTTAGAAAGTTATTCTTCAGAAGAAAGCGCATTTGTTAA